One part of the Girardinichthys multiradiatus isolate DD_20200921_A chromosome 10, DD_fGirMul_XY1, whole genome shotgun sequence genome encodes these proteins:
- the raraa gene encoding retinoic acid receptor alpha-A isoform X3, with amino-acid sequence MVYTCHREKNCIINKVTRNRCQYCRLQKCLEVGMSKESVRNDRNKKKKDEKKQECTESYVLSPDTEQMIDRVRKAHQDTFPSLCQLGKYTTTNSSERRVSLDIDLWDKFSELSTKCIIKTVEFAKQLPGFTTLTIADQITLLKAACLDILILRICTRYTPEQDTMTFSDGLTLNRTQMHNAGFGPLTDLVFAFANQLLPLEMDDAETGLLSAICLLCGDRQDLEEADKVDILQEPLLEALKIYVRKRRPHKPHMFPKMLMKITDLRSISAKGAERVITLKMEIPGSMPPLIQEMLENSEGLESGAAGSRPSGPPPGSCSPSLSPSSAQSSPATQSP; translated from the exons ATGGTGTACACTTGCCACCGAGAGAAAAACTGCATCATCAACAAAGTCACCCGCAATCGCTGCCAGTACTGTCGGTTACAGAAGTGCCTGGAAGTTGGGATGTCTAAAGAGT CGGTGAGGAATGACcggaacaagaagaagaaggatgagaagAAGCAGGAGTGCACAGAGAGCTATGTGCTGAGTCCTGACACAGAGCAGATGATTGACAGGGTTCGCAAGGCCCACCAGGATACTTTCCCCTCTCTCTGCCAGCTGGGCAAATACACTACG ACTAACAGCTCAGAAAGGCGTGTGTCCTTGGACATAGACCTGTGGGACAAGTTCAGTGAACTCTCCACCAAGTGCATCATTAAGACGGTGGAGTTTGCGAAGCAGCTGCCGGGCTTTACGACACTCACCATTGCCGACCAGATTACTCTGCTCAAAGCTGCCTGTCTCGATATTCTG ATACTGCGGATCTGTACACGTTACACACCAGAGCAAGACACTATGACCTTCTCAGATGGACTCACGCTAAATCGAACCCAGATGCACAATGCCGGCTTTGGTCCCCTCACTGACCTGGTGTTTGCCTTCGCCAATCAGCTCCTGCCTCTGGAGATGGATGATGCTGAGACAGGGCTTCTTAGCGCCATCTGCTTGCTTTGTGGAG ATCGGCAAGATTTAGAAGAAGCAGACAAAGTGGACATCCTGCAAGAGCCCCTTCTGGAGGCACTGAAGATTTATGTACGGAAGAGGAGGCCCCACAAACCTCACATGTTCCCCAAGATGCTGATGAAGATAACTGACCTAAGAAGCATCAGTGCTAAAG GAGCGGAGCGTGTCATCACACTGAAGATGGAGATCCCTGGATCCATGCCGCCTCTCATCCAGGAGATGCTTGAGAATTCAGAGGGACTTGAGAGTGGAGCTGCAGGCAGCAGGCCCAGCGGACCCCCCCCAGGCAGCTGCAGTCCCAGCTTGTCCCCCAGCTCGGCCCAAAGCAGTCCAGCCACACAGTCGCCGTAG